A genomic window from Candidatus Omnitrophota bacterium includes:
- a CDS encoding PDGLE domain-containing protein, producing the protein MKLTNKLWIGLGILAIFSPLGLLLPEHFKAGSAWGEWGADEMQKLVGYIPQGLEKLSSLWNAPMPDYAFKGWEGKGLSQLSFAYIISAIVGIGLIIIVVMVVGRLLVKKEHD; encoded by the coding sequence ATGAAACTCACTAATAAATTATGGATAGGGTTAGGTATTTTAGCTATTTTTTCTCCGCTGGGCTTATTATTGCCTGAACATTTTAAGGCTGGATCAGCTTGGGGTGAATGGGGAGCTGATGAGATGCAGAAACTTGTAGGATATATTCCTCAGGGTCTTGAAAAACTCTCTAGCCTTTGGAATGCGCCTATGCCTGATTATGCTTTCAAGGGTTGGGAGGGAAAGGGGCTATCGCAGTTAAGTTTTGCTTATATAATATCTGCAATTGTAGGTATAGGTTTAATTATTATTGTGGTAATGGTAGTAGGCAGATTGTTGGTTAAGAAGGAACATGATTAG
- the cbiM gene encoding cobalt transporter CbiM — MHIPDGYLGPATCGVFYAVMLPIWTVASKVVKKTLKARQVPMLAIGAAFSFVIMMFNVPIPGGTTGHAVGGVLVAILLGPWAACIALTVALVIQAFLFGDGGITAIGANCFNMALVLPFVGYYVYRAISYNAPMGSKRRVLAAGIAGYIGINVAAFFAGVEFGLQPLLHHATNGQSLYCPYGFKVAVPVMLGEHLLIFGWVEAIVTALVIKYLQKHSPEFIKESEVANETH, encoded by the coding sequence ATGCATATACCAGATGGATATTTAGGGCCGGCAACTTGCGGCGTATTTTACGCGGTAATGTTGCCGATATGGACGGTTGCATCAAAAGTTGTTAAGAAGACATTAAAAGCTAGACAAGTACCGATGTTGGCAATAGGCGCGGCATTTAGTTTTGTGATTATGATGTTTAATGTGCCAATACCAGGAGGAACAACTGGACATGCTGTGGGTGGGGTATTGGTAGCGATACTTCTTGGCCCTTGGGCAGCTTGCATTGCTTTAACCGTAGCATTAGTTATCCAAGCGTTTTTGTTTGGTGATGGTGGAATTACGGCTATTGGCGCTAATTGTTTTAATATGGCGCTTGTTCTACCTTTTGTAGGTTATTATGTATATAGGGCGATTAGTTATAATGCACCTATGGGTTCAAAAAGAAGAGTATTAGCTGCTGGCATAGCAGGATATATAGGTATTAATGTCGCTGCTTTTTTTGCTGGTGTTGAATTCGGGCTACAGCCTTTATTACATCATGCTACAAACGGACAATCTCTTTATTGTCCGTATGGTTTCAAGGTAGCAGTGCCTGTAATGCTAGGAGAGCATTTATTGATATTTGGATGGGTTGAGGCGATTGTTACAGCTTTAGTAATTAAATATTTACAAAAACATTCCCCGGAATTTATTAAGGAAAGTGAGGTGGCCAATGAAACTCACTAA
- a CDS encoding carbohydrate porin has product MAVLKKVALFSLVFSFLCSPAVFADEVSIREEINQLKERIATLEKKVSEQDIYIAAQNTTTQVQQQKITEYETKLSKFEENLHEIPGIPMKLMEGLELGAGGTMIVQGTNNTNNATSDVTKKEGRADASYSADITLGKEFKEIGGKAFLHLEAGQGAGLEDDLTLYSNVNRDADNDNNVRLTEFWYEQALFEDKVALTFGKLDPTAYFDQSEVANDETTQFLGRIFRNSPTIEFPDNTAGIRLAYMPVGWLELGYGLFDGNSDWEKIGDNLFNIGQVHFKTNFFNLPGNYRFLGWNNNVYHTEWRDIEKTKEANYGFGLSFDQKANDIITLFARYGWQNPKVYNPDITATGDLNYSLTHSWGTGFQVEGKPWGREKDVFAFAVGQAIPSKDYKKYGTQISDLKAKPEGHLEAYYNIHVNDHLSISPDFQYIWNPFGKDVVDDVNGIFVGGMRAQIDF; this is encoded by the coding sequence ATGGCGGTTTTAAAGAAAGTAGCATTATTTTCTCTAGTTTTTTCTTTTCTTTGTTCTCCAGCGGTTTTTGCTGATGAGGTTTCTATCAGAGAGGAAATCAATCAGCTTAAAGAACGTATTGCTACTTTAGAGAAGAAAGTTTCCGAGCAAGATATATATATTGCTGCTCAAAATACGACAACCCAAGTGCAGCAGCAAAAGATTACAGAATACGAAACAAAATTATCAAAATTTGAAGAAAATCTTCATGAAATACCCGGTATTCCGATGAAACTTATGGAAGGCCTTGAGCTTGGAGCGGGTGGCACCATGATTGTTCAGGGTACAAATAATACAAATAACGCCACTTCCGACGTAACCAAGAAAGAGGGTCGCGCAGATGCTTCTTATTCAGCAGACATAACCCTTGGTAAAGAGTTTAAGGAAATAGGAGGAAAGGCATTCTTACATCTGGAAGCCGGACAGGGAGCAGGGCTTGAGGATGATTTAACTCTTTACTCAAACGTCAATCGTGACGCTGATAATGATAATAATGTACGCCTCACCGAATTTTGGTATGAGCAGGCTTTATTCGAAGATAAAGTTGCTTTAACTTTTGGAAAGCTTGATCCTACTGCATATTTTGATCAAAGCGAAGTTGCTAATGATGAAACTACTCAATTTTTAGGCAGGATTTTCCGTAATTCGCCGACAATAGAATTTCCGGATAATACCGCAGGTATCCGTTTAGCATATATGCCGGTTGGATGGTTGGAATTGGGATATGGTTTATTTGATGGCAATAGTGATTGGGAGAAAATCGGTGACAATCTTTTTAATATCGGGCAGGTACATTTTAAAACTAATTTCTTTAATCTACCCGGAAACTACCGATTTTTAGGGTGGAATAACAATGTCTATCATACTGAATGGCGAGACATAGAGAAGACAAAAGAGGCTAACTATGGCTTTGGTTTAAGCTTTGATCAGAAAGCTAACGATATTATAACACTTTTTGCCCGCTACGGCTGGCAGAATCCGAAAGTATATAATCCAGACATTACGGCGACAGGAGATTTGAATTATTCACTAACGCATTCCTGGGGTACTGGTTTTCAGGTGGAAGGAAAGCCTTGGGGGAGAGAGAAAGATGTGTTTGCCTTTGCAGTTGGTCAAGCTATACCTTCAAAGGACTATAAGAAATACGGTACACAAATATCAGACTTGAAGGCAAAGCCAGAAGGGCACCTAGAGGCGTATTACAACATTCATGTTAATGACCATTTGTCAATCAGCCCTGATTTTCAATATATCTGGAATCCTTTTGGTAAGGATGTTGTAGATGATGTAAATGGAATTTTTGTGGGTGGGATGAGGGCGCAGATAGATTTTTAA